A genomic window from Salvia miltiorrhiza cultivar Shanhuang (shh) chromosome 5, IMPLAD_Smil_shh, whole genome shotgun sequence includes:
- the LOC131026033 gene encoding uncharacterized protein LOC131026033, translated as MSGISDNDVEKEAHSIYKAGGSKFQDLVVFNEVMSKHPKWNLYDTTPIFSHASEDVDNHQSGGSSKRSKTSEDRGFSVPSNPETPTSEQSTTTRPIGRDKAKRKGKGKASQSESTNESVVAAEIRAMKLTRDAEAELIKTRIELEHGKLQRNAMKVKEKMLLQLLVKDHLSPVDKEMKRQLTKIVFGE; from the coding sequence ATGAGTGGAATTAGCGACAACGATGTTGAGAAAGAAGCTCATTCGATTTACAAAGCAGGTGGGAGCAAGTTTCAAGACTTAGTTGTATTTAATGAAGTTATGAGTAAACATCCCAAGTGGAATCTTTATGATACAACACCAATTTTTTCTCATGCAAGTGAAGATGTTGATAACCATCAAAGTGGTGGCAGCTCGAAACGATCAAAGACTTCAGAAGATAGGGGGTTTTCTGTCCCCTCCAATCCAGAAACTCCAACATCTGAACAATCAACCACGACTCGTCCTATTGGCAGGGATAAGgcaaaaaggaaaggaaaaggtAAGGCCTCACAATCTGAATCTACTAATGAATCTGTTGTTGCTGCAGAAATTCGTGCAATGAAACTCACTAGAGATGCCGAAGCTGAGTTAATAAAGACTCGAATCGAACTAGAGCACGGAAAGTTGCAAAGAAACGCAATGAAGGTGAAAGAAAAAATGTTGCTTCAATTGTTGGTGAAAGATCACTTATCTCCGGTGGACAAAGAGATGAAACGTCAACTAACTAAGATTGTGTTTGGAGAGTGA
- the LOC131026032 gene encoding uncharacterized protein LOC131026032 has product MRLNASIDCIRFLLRQGLAFRGDDESKTSANRGNFLELLNFMADHNDDIKCVINGAPENLKLIAPSIQKDIVNVAAVKTINIIMEEMRGSLFSILVDESRDISMKEQMAIVLRFVNKDGCIVERFVGVEHVTSTTALALKEAICCFFSRHNLSISRLRGQGYDGASNMQGAFNGLKALILKENPCAFYIHCFAHQLQLALVVVAKKHILVSALFFSGTSVVNVVGASSKRCDILHQKETEKIFSALNNGDLVSGRGLNQETTLKRPGDTRWSSHYDTLISLITLFSSTIKVLEIIVEDGVSSEQKGEANNLLGLMQSFDFVFTLHLMRANLGITNELSKALQRKDQDIVNAMALVKIAKKWLQMMRDEGWDSFYDQVSSFCKKENIDVPNMSDKFVARCRSRRKAPEVTNLHHYRFDVFFSIIDMQLMELNDRFSEANTDLLLCVACLCPDDSFSAFDKHRLINLATFYPQDFSTFQIEALDDQLETYILDMRSTDGFGRLKGIGALAQKMVETKRHEVYSLIYLLITLTLILPVATSTVERVFSAMNIIKNRLRDLMGDQWMNDSLVVYIEKEIFDSVDNESIMQMFQSMKTRRFQL; this is encoded by the coding sequence ATGAGGTTAAATGCATCAATTGACTGTATTCGATTTCTTTTACGTCAGGGACTTGCATTCCGTGGTGATGATGAATCAAAGACTTCAGCCAATCGGGGTAACTTTCTTGAGCTTTTGAATTTTATGGCAGATCACAATGATGATATTAAATGTGTTATAAATGGTGCTCCTGAAAATCTCAAATTGATAGCACCTAGTATTCAAAAGGATATTGTGAATGTTGCTGCAGTGAAAACTATTAATATCATCATGGAAGAGATGAGGGGTTCACTATTTtctattttagttgatgaatccCGTGATATTTCAATGAAAGAGCAGATGGCAATTGTGCTACGTTTTGTGAATAAGGATGGTTGTATAGTTGAAAGGTTTGTCGGTGTTGAACATGTTACTAGCACTACTGCTCTTGCACTAAAAGAAGCAATTTGTTGTTTCTTTTCTAGACATAACTTGAGCATTTCGAGGTTGCGAGGTCAAGGTTATGATGGAGCTAGTAATATGCAGGGTGCGTTCAATGGTTTAAAAGCTCTTATTTTGAAGGAGAATCCATGTGCCTTTTACATTCATTGTTTCGCTCACCAACTTCAACTTGCTCTTGTAGTTGTTGCAAAGAAACATATTCTAGTTTCTGCACTATTCTTCTCAGGTACTAGTGTAGTAAATGTTGTCGGTGCTTCTTCCAAAAGGTGTGACATTCTTCACCAAAAAGAAACTGAGAAAATTTTTAGTGCCCTCAACAATGGTGATCTTGTAAGTGGAAGAGGTTTAAATCAAGAAACTACACTCAAACGCCCAGGTGATACACGGTGGAGCTCTCACTATGATACTTTGATTAGTTTGATCACTTTGTTTTCTTCTACAATCAAGGTTCTTGAGATCATTGTGGAAGACGGGGTAAGTTCTGAGCAAAAGGGTGAGGCAAACAATTTATTGGGATTGATGCAGtcatttgattttgtttttaccTTACATTTGATGCGAGCCAACTTAGGAATTACAAATGAATTGTCAAAGGCATTGCAAAGGAAAGATCAAGATATTGTCAATGCCATGGCTCTCGTGAAAATTGCTAAGAAATGGCTACAAATGATGAGGGATGAGGGATGGGATTCTTTTTATGATCAAGTTTCATCCTTTTGTAAGAAAGAAAACATTGATGTTCCAAATATGAGTGATAAATTTGTAGCTCGATGCAGGTCAAGGCGTAAAGCTCCTGAAGTTACAAATCTTCATCATTATCGATTTGATGTGTTTTTTTCTATCATAGATATGCAGCTCATGGAGTTAAATGACCGTTTCAGTGAGGCAAATACAGATTTGTTACTTTGTGTTGCGTGTTTATGTCCAGATGATTCATTCTCAGCTTTTGATAAGCATAGATTGATTAATCTTGCTACATTCTATCCTCAAGACTTCTCTACATTTCAGATTGAGGCACTCGATGATCAACTTGAAACTTATATCCTTGATATGCGTTCTACTGATGGGTTTGGAAGATTAAAAGGTATCGGAGCTCTTGCACAAAAGATGGTAGAGACGAAAAGGCATGAGGTATATTCATTGATTTATTTGCTTATAACACTAACTCTTATTCTTCCGGTTGCCACTTCTACAGTTGAAAGGGTATTTTCTGCAATGAATATCATAAAGAATCGTCTACGCGATCTGATGGGAGATCAGTGGATGAATGATAGTTTGGTTGTATATATTGAGAAAGAAATTTTTGATAGTGTTGATAATGAGTCAATAATGCAAATGTTCCAGTCAATGAAAACTCGCAGatttcaattgtaa
- the LOC131026034 gene encoding uncharacterized protein LOC131026034: MYVNDNSSLDSNSSSNVSHSNEFDEWEERVYQQNRQFDNIIENMILTNTNLFVGHQIPTARGRYCDRKRELGAERLINDYFGTSPTYPPEVFLRRFRMQQMLFLRIVEAASANDEFFQQRCDATGRLGLSALQKCTAIMRVLAYGTSSDVVDEYLRMSSSVTTETLVHFVEGVIFYFGDTYLRRRNEQDLARLLYVGEKYGFSGMIGSIDCMHWKWKNCPNAWAGQYTGRSGKPMIILEAVASYDLWI, from the coding sequence ATGTATGTCAATGATAACTCTTCACTTGATTCAAACTCAAGTTCCAATGTTTCCCATTCCAATGAATTCGATGAATGGGAAGAACGAGTTTATCAACAAAATCGTCAATTTGATAATATCATTGAGAATATGATCCTTACCAATACTAATTTGTTTGTAGGACATCAAATTCCAACAGCTAGGGGGAGATATTGTGATAGGAAACGTGAGCTTGGTGCAGAGCGTTTAATCAACGACTATTTTGGTACCAGCCCGACGTATCCTCCAGAGGTTTTCCTACGCCGATTTCGCATGCAGCAAATGCTATTTCTTCGAATAGTGGAGGCTGCATCTGCTAATGATGAGTTTTTTCAACAGAGATGTGATGCTACTGGCAGACTAGGTCTTTCGGCCTTGCAAAAGTGTACTGCAATAATGAGGGTATTGGCGTATGGGACATCATCCGATGTTGTCGATGAGTATCTACGAATGAGCTCATCTGTAACAACAGAAACTTTAGTACATTTTGTAGAAGGTGTTATTTTCTACTTCGGTGATACGTACCTCAGAAGGCGTAATGAACAAGATTTGGCAAGATTACTTTATGTCGGAGAAAAATATGGTTTTTCGGGCATGATTGGCAGTATTGACTGCATGCATTGGAAGTGGAAAAATTGTCCTAATGCATGGGCCGGACAATATACAGGGAGAAGTGGAAAACCAATGATCATTTTGGAAGCTGTTGCATCATACGACTTGTGGATATGA
- the LOC130987051 gene encoding UDP-glycosyltransferase 73B5-like, translating into MGAATDILVVPFFGQGHLFPCAELCKRLSSHNHKSIFIIPSHLSSSISSDLHHHPSVEVIQIDHHDLGHGIQSFLSGRYQNVRPAFVVVDVLMIRLKPIFIKANIPIVSFFTSGACATAMEYAASKPQPALPGLPHGIAMTDLDIKRRDRRRKDRGERPGRLNLGPNLGPPKSGPLARWMDQTEDSAALIINTCDDLEAPFLKFLTSQVEKPVFGVGPLLPDSFWKSIGSVVRDSSRPGRDTNYTEEEVIQWLDSKPRGSVIYVSFGSEVGPSVEEYDELAEALAETEKSFIWVIQPGAGKPGPPANMFGGKDSSEEEDEEEEEAGYLPHGLEERVGNRGLIIKGWAPQLSILSHPSTGGFLSHCGWNSTVEAICCGVPILGWPIRGDQFYDANMVAEYLKVGHKVEVSDEKSIMVKKNDVMGGIKAVMDDGGVGDRAMGLRGIFEAGYPSTSAASCKALIQFLSTK; encoded by the coding sequence ATGGGAGCTGCAACAGATATCTTGGTAGTCCCATTTTTCGGCCAGGGCCATCTCTTTCCATGTGCTGAGCTCTGCAAACGCTTGTCTTCCCACAACCACAAATCCATCTTCATCATCCCTTCTCATCTCTCCTCCTCCATCTCTTCCGATCTCCATCACCACCCCTCCGTCGAAGTCATCCAAATCGACCACCACGACCTGGGCCACGGGATCCAGTCTTTCCTCTCCGGAAGGTACCAGAATGTTCGGCCCGCATTCGTGGTGGTTGACGTCTTGATGATCCGGCTCAAACCTATCTTCATCAAGGCCAACATACCCATCGTCTCCTTCTTCACCTCCGGCGCCTGCGCAACTGCCATGGAGTATGCCGCATCCAAACCTCAACCTGCACTACCCGGCCTGCCCCACGGCATAGCCATGACCGATTTGGACATCAAAAGGCGGGATCGCCGCCGCAAGGATCGAGGCGAGAGGCCCGGACGCCTCAATCTCGGCCCGAACCTAGGCCCGCCCAAATCAGGCCCGCTCGCCCGTTGGATGGATCAGACCGAAGACTCTGCCGCTTTAATAATCAACACCTGTGATGATCTCGAAGCTCCGTTTCTCAAATTCCTCACAAGCCAGGTCGAGAAGCCCGTTTTCGGCGTGGGCCCGTTGCTGCCGGATTCGTTCTGGAAATCGATCGGGTCGGTCGTTCGCGATAGCAGCAGGCCGGGCCGCGATACGAACTACACGGAAGAGGAGGTGATCCAATGGCTGGATTCGAAGCCACGTGGCTCGGTCATCTACGTGTCGTTCGGTAGCGAGGTGGGGCCATCCGTGGAGGAGTATGATGAGCTGGCGGAGGCGCTGGCGGAGACGGAGAAGTCGTTCATATGGGTCATCCAACCCGGAGCCGGGAAGCCCGGCCCGCCCGCCAACATGTTTGGCGGGAAAGACTCATCTGAAGaagaggatgaagaagaagaagaagcagggTATCTGCCGCATGGGTTGGAGGAGAGAGTTGGGAATAGAGGGCTGATCATAAAGGGGTGGGCGCCGCAGCTGTCGATACTGAGCCACCCGTCGACGGGAGGGTTTCTGTCGCACTGCGGGTGGAATTCGACGGTGGAGGCCATCTGCTGTGGCGTGCCGATCTTGGGGTGGCCGATCAGGGGAGACCAGTTTTATGATGCCAACATGGTGGCGGAGTATCTCAAGGTTGGGCACAAGGTTGAGGTTAGTGATGAGAAATCAATAATGGTGAAGAAGAATGATGTGATGGGAGGGATTAAGGCGGTGATGGATGATGGAGGAGTTGGAGATCGAGCAATGGGGTTGAGAGGCATCTTTGAGGCTGGTTATCCCTCCACCTCTGCTGCATCTTGCAAGGCATTGATTCAGTTTTTAAGCACCAAGTAG